The following are from one region of the Carassius auratus strain Wakin chromosome 13, ASM336829v1, whole genome shotgun sequence genome:
- the LOC113112602 gene encoding transmembrane protein 234-like produces MHREMVSTREVFCLLLVAIMWGGTNPFLKKGTEGIEGVQKDNTFLQFLAEIKFLFLNIKYLFPFLLNQSGSFVFYFTLASTDLSLAVPMVNSLTFLFTLLMGKLLGEEVEGKRAVLGMLLIMSGVTACVLSSVSETDSAGARNTGNHYIPLD; encoded by the exons ATGCATAGAGAAATGGTGTCTACAA GGGAGGTGTTTTGTCTGTTGTTGGTCGCGATTATGTGGGGAGGCACAAACCCATTCCTGAAAAAAGGCACAGAGGGCATTGAAGGGGTTCAGAAGGACAATACATTCCTCCAATTTCTGGCTGAGATCAAATTTCTGTTTCTCAATATCAAG tatttattcCCATTCCTGTTGAACCAAAGTGGATCATTTGTGTTCTACTTCACTCTTGCTTCTACAG ATTTGTCTCTGGCTGTTCCCATGGTGAACTCCCTCACATTTCTGTTCACGTTACTAATGGGTAAATTGCTTGGAGAAGAAGTTGAAGGAAAGA GAGCTGTGCTGGGTATGTTGCTCATCATGTCTGGAGTGACAGCGTGCGTGCTGAGTTCTGTCTCTGAGACGGACAGCGCAGGAGCCCGCAACACAGGTAACCACTACATTCCACTGGACTAG